From a single Ailuropoda melanoleuca isolate Jingjing chromosome 12, ASM200744v2, whole genome shotgun sequence genomic region:
- the QPCTL gene encoding glutaminyl-peptide cyclotransferase-like protein isoform X4, with product MGWDLAGPKLSAVRDRFLGEAAMPSGGRGRSRLRLGERGLLEPPSPPKRRLLPRAHFLPLLLLSLAVASAFYTIWSGWHRQTEELPRGRELRGRLIGSLPEARLRRVVGQLDPHRLWNTYLRPLLVVRTPGSPGNLQVRKEAPVTLQLLFLDGEEALKEWGPQDSLYGSRHLARLMESAPHSPGPTRIQAIELFMLLDLLGAPNPNFYSHFPHTARWFHRLRSIEKRLHRMNLLQSHPQEVMYFQPGEPPGSVEDDHIPFLRRGVPVIHLISMPFPDVWHTADDSEANLHPPTVHNLSRILAVFLAEYLGL from the exons ATGGGGTGGGATTTGGCTGGGCCTAAACTATCCGCGGTCCGGGACCGGTTTCTGGGCGAAGCTGCCATGCCTTCCGGGGGCCGCGGGCGGTCCCGGCTACGGCTCGGGGAACGTGGCCTCTTAGAGCCACCCTCACCGCCCAAGCGCCGCCTGCTACCGCGGGCGCACTTCTTGCCCCTGCTTCTGCTGTCCCTGGCCGTGGCCTCGGCGTTCTACACCATCTGGAGCGGCTGGCACCGCCAGACTGAGGAGCTGCCGCGGGGCCGGGAGCTGCGG GGCCGGTTGATCGGAAGCCTCCCCGAAGCTCGGCTGCGGAGGGTGGTGGGGCAACTGGACCCACACCGTCTCTGGAACACTTACCTGCGCCCCCTGCTGGTTGTGCGGACCCCGGGCAGCCCCGGCAATCTCCAAGTCAGAAAG GAAGCCCCGGTGACTCTGCAGCTGCTCTTCTTGGATGGTGAAGAGGCGCTGAAGGAGTGGGGGCCCCAGGACTCCCTCTATGGCTCCCGGCACCTGGCCCGGCTCATGGAGTCTGCACCCCACAGCCCAGGCCCCACCAGGATCCAGGCTATC GAGCTCTTCATGCTTCTTGATCTCCTGGGTGCCCCGAATCCGAACTTCTACAGTCATTTCCCTCACACGGCCCGCTGGTTCCATCGGCTGCGGAGCATCG AGAAGCGTCTGCACCGCATGAACCTGCTACAGTCTCATCCCCAGGAAGTGATGTACTTCCAGCCCGGGGAGCCCCCTGGCTCTGTGGAAGATGACCACATCCCCTTCCTCCGCCGAG GGGTCCCGGTGATCCACCTCATCTCTATGCCCTTCCCCGATGTCTGGCACACCGCGGACGACTCTGAGGCCAACCTGCACCCCCCCACGGTACACAACCTGAGCCGCATCCTCGCTGTGTTCCTGGCCGAGTATCTGGGGCTCTAG
- the FBXO46 gene encoding F-box only protein 46 isoform X1 — protein sequence MDRGGLLPFQLWCPRPFGTYSQNQPRPPTAALKPSACPEPGSGAEPDHGPAHSENTPPTLATEAPASQPAPLLSAAAAGDEGRVLLDTWYVIKPGNTKEKVAFFVAHQCGGGSRASSMKVKGHWGSDSSKAKRRRRCLEPTKAPPDPGGPEAPPAAEGAPASAGEDVDLLSVAEMVALVEQRAALALQSYPRPGPPAPVVFVSAEQGGPTKGLGSERRSGGGDCSRVAEAVAHFEAQRDSPPAKGLRKEERPGPGPGEVRIAFRISNGREPRAPDGSLPNGSGGRPGCAYPGSPGPGARAKDKITCDLYQLISPSRDALPSNVEFLLARADEASEGETPVPARPEDTPPAPPPPPARDCGASGFHVDVVVTGVVDECIFFGKDGTKNVKEETVCLTVSPEEPPPPGQLFFLQSRGPDGPPEPPPADSPATAPGPDDAEGTADTSLCRLYRHVSHDFLEIRFKIQRLLEPRQYMLLLPEHVLVKIFSFLPTRALAALKCTCHHFKGIIEAFGVRATDSRWSRDPLYRDDPCKQCRKRYEKGDVSLCRWHPKPYHHDLPYGRSYWMCCRRADRETPGCRLGLHDNNWVLPCNGPGSGGGGGRAGREEGR from the exons ATGGACCGTGGTGGCCTCCTGCCCTTCCAGCTGTGGTGCCCCCGGCCCTTTGGCACCTACTCACAGAACCAGCCACGCCCGCCTACCGCAGCCCTCAAGCCGTCGGCCTGCCCAGAGCCGGGCAGTGGGGCCGAGCCAGACCACGGGCCTGCCCACTCTGAGAACACCCCACCCACCTTGGCCACGGaggcccctgcctcccagccgGCCCCGCTCCTCTCGGCAGCAGCTGCTGGCGATGAGGGGCGAGTCCTGCTGGACACGTGGTACGTCATCAAGCCCGGGAATACAAAGGAGAAGGTGGCCTTCTTTGTGGCCCACCAGTGTGGTGGGGGCAGCCGGGCCAGCTCCATGAAGGTCAAGGGGCACTGGGGCAGTGACAGCTCCAAGGCCAAGCGGAGGAGGCGCTGTCTGGAGCCTACGAAGGCTCCCCCGGACCCTGGGGGCCCAGAGGCACCCCCTGCTGCTGAGGGGGCCCCAGCCTCGGCTGGCGAGGACGTAGACCTGCTCTCCGTGGCCGAGATGGTGGCGCTGGTGGAACAGCGGGCCGCCCTGGCACTGCAGAGCTACCCACGCCCTGGCCCCCCGGCCCCTGTGGTCTTCGTGTCTGCCGAGCAGGGCGGGCCCACCAAGGGGCTGGGGTCCGAACGGCGGTCCGGGGGCGGAGACTGCAGCCGGGTAGCCGAGGCAGTGGCCCACTTCGAGGCCCAGCGGGACAGCCCTCCAGCCAAAGGCCTCCGCAAAGAGGAGCGGCCTGGGCCAGGCCCCGGGGAGGTACGCATCGCCTTCCGGATCTCCAATGGCCGAGAGCCCCGCGCCCCCGACGGCAGCTTGCCCAACGGTAGTGGGGGTCGGCCCGGTTGTGCCTACCCCGGCAGCCCAGGCCCGGGGGCCCGAGCCAAGGACAAGATCACCTGTGACCTGTACCAGCTCATCAGCCCGTCCCGGGACGCCCTCCCCAGCAACGTGGAGTTCCTCCTGGCACGGGCGGATGAGGCCAGCGAGGGCGAGACGCCGGTCCCTGCCAGGCCTGAGGACACTCCCCCGgccccccctccgccccctgcCCGGGACTGTGGAGCGTCAGGCTTCCACGTGGATGTGGTGGTGACGGGGGTGGTGGACGAGTGCATCTTCTTTGGCAAGGACGGCACCAAGAACGTGAAAGAGGAGACGGTGTGCCTGACAGTCAGCCCCGAGGAGCCGCCCCCACCTGGCCAGCTCTTCTTCCTCCAGTCCCGCGGTCCAGACGGGCCCCCCGAGCCACCCCCGGCCGACTCCCCGGCCACTGCGCCAGGCCCGGACGATGCCGAGGGGACAGCGGACACGTCCCTGTGCCGCCTCTACCGACACGTGTCCCACGACTTCCTGGAGATCCGCTTCAAGATCCAGCGGCTGCTGGAGCCGCGACAGTACATGCTGCTGCTGCCCGAGCACGTGCTGGTGAAGATCTTCAGCTTCCTGCCCACGCGGGCCTTGGCGGCCCTCAAGTGCACCTGCCACCACTTCAAGGGCATCATCGAGGCCTTCGGCGTGCGGGCCACAGACTCGCGCTGGAGCCGCGACCCCCTCTATCGCGATGACCCTTGCAAGCAGTGCCGCAAGAGATACGAGAAGGGGGACGTGTCACTCTGCCGATGGCACCCCAAGCCCTACCACCACGACCTGCCTTACGGACGTTCCTACTGGATGTGCTGCCGCCGAGCCGACCGCGAGACGCCCGGCTGCCGCCTGG GTCTGCATGATAACAACTGGGTGCTGCCCTGCAATGGCCCAGGCAGCGGTGGCGGCGGGGGCCgggctggcagggaggaggggaggtga
- the QPCTL gene encoding glutaminyl-peptide cyclotransferase-like protein isoform X2 encodes MGWDLAGPKLSAVRDRFLGEAAMPSGGRGRSRLRLGERGLLEPPSPPKRRLLPRAHFLPLLLLSLAVASAFYTIWSGWHRQTEELPRGRELRGRLIGSLPEARLRRVVGQLDPHRLWNTYLRPLLVVRTPGSPGNLQVRKFLEATLRTLTAGWHVELDPFTASTPLGPLDFGNVVATLDPGAARHLTLACHYDSKLFPSGSAPFVGATDSAVPCALLLELAQALDRELSRAKEQEAPVTLQLLFLDGEEALKEWGPQDSLYGSRHLARLMESAPHSPGPTRIQAIELFMLLDLLGAPNPNFYSHFPHTARWFHRLRSIEKRLHRMNLLQSHPQEVMYFQPGEPPGSVEDDHIPFLRRGVPVIHLISMPFPDVWHTADDSEANLHPPTVHNLSRILAVFLAEYLGL; translated from the exons ATGGGGTGGGATTTGGCTGGGCCTAAACTATCCGCGGTCCGGGACCGGTTTCTGGGCGAAGCTGCCATGCCTTCCGGGGGCCGCGGGCGGTCCCGGCTACGGCTCGGGGAACGTGGCCTCTTAGAGCCACCCTCACCGCCCAAGCGCCGCCTGCTACCGCGGGCGCACTTCTTGCCCCTGCTTCTGCTGTCCCTGGCCGTGGCCTCGGCGTTCTACACCATCTGGAGCGGCTGGCACCGCCAGACTGAGGAGCTGCCGCGGGGCCGGGAGCTGCGG GGCCGGTTGATCGGAAGCCTCCCCGAAGCTCGGCTGCGGAGGGTGGTGGGGCAACTGGACCCACACCGTCTCTGGAACACTTACCTGCGCCCCCTGCTGGTTGTGCGGACCCCGGGCAGCCCCGGCAATCTCCAAGTCAGAAAG TTCCTGGAGGCTACACTGCGGACCCTGACCGCAGGCTGGCATGTGGAACTGGACCCCTTCACGGCCTCAACACCCCTGGGGCCACTGGACTTTGGCAATGTGGTGGCCACGCTGGACCCAGGGGCTGCCCGTCACCTCACCCTTGCCTGCCATTATGACTCCAAGCTCTTTCCATCTGGGTCGGCTCCCTTTGTGGGGGCCACGGATTCGGCTGTGCCTTGTGCCCTGCTGCTGGAGCTGGCCCAGGCCCTCGACAGGGAGTTGAGTAGAGCCAAGGAGCAG GAAGCCCCGGTGACTCTGCAGCTGCTCTTCTTGGATGGTGAAGAGGCGCTGAAGGAGTGGGGGCCCCAGGACTCCCTCTATGGCTCCCGGCACCTGGCCCGGCTCATGGAGTCTGCACCCCACAGCCCAGGCCCCACCAGGATCCAGGCTATC GAGCTCTTCATGCTTCTTGATCTCCTGGGTGCCCCGAATCCGAACTTCTACAGTCATTTCCCTCACACGGCCCGCTGGTTCCATCGGCTGCGGAGCATCG AGAAGCGTCTGCACCGCATGAACCTGCTACAGTCTCATCCCCAGGAAGTGATGTACTTCCAGCCCGGGGAGCCCCCTGGCTCTGTGGAAGATGACCACATCCCCTTCCTCCGCCGAG GGGTCCCGGTGATCCACCTCATCTCTATGCCCTTCCCCGATGTCTGGCACACCGCGGACGACTCTGAGGCCAACCTGCACCCCCCCACGGTACACAACCTGAGCCGCATCCTCGCTGTGTTCCTGGCCGAGTATCTGGGGCTCTAG
- the QPCTL gene encoding glutaminyl-peptide cyclotransferase-like protein isoform X1 gives MGWDLAGPKLSAVRDRFLGEAAMPSGGRGRSRLRLGERGLLEPPSPPKRRLLPRAHFLPLLLLSLAVASAFYTIWSGWHRQTEELPRGRELRGRLIGSLPEARLRRVVGQLDPHRLWNTYLRPLLVVRTPGSPGNLQVRKFLEATLRTLTAGWHVELDPFTASTPLGPLDFGNVVATLDPGAARHLTLACHYDSKLFPSGSAPFVGATDSAVPCALLLELAQALDRELSRAKEQVGRKCGWVKAEGWTQAGPDPWLPQEAPVTLQLLFLDGEEALKEWGPQDSLYGSRHLARLMESAPHSPGPTRIQAIELFMLLDLLGAPNPNFYSHFPHTARWFHRLRSIEKRLHRMNLLQSHPQEVMYFQPGEPPGSVEDDHIPFLRRGVPVIHLISMPFPDVWHTADDSEANLHPPTVHNLSRILAVFLAEYLGL, from the exons ATGGGGTGGGATTTGGCTGGGCCTAAACTATCCGCGGTCCGGGACCGGTTTCTGGGCGAAGCTGCCATGCCTTCCGGGGGCCGCGGGCGGTCCCGGCTACGGCTCGGGGAACGTGGCCTCTTAGAGCCACCCTCACCGCCCAAGCGCCGCCTGCTACCGCGGGCGCACTTCTTGCCCCTGCTTCTGCTGTCCCTGGCCGTGGCCTCGGCGTTCTACACCATCTGGAGCGGCTGGCACCGCCAGACTGAGGAGCTGCCGCGGGGCCGGGAGCTGCGG GGCCGGTTGATCGGAAGCCTCCCCGAAGCTCGGCTGCGGAGGGTGGTGGGGCAACTGGACCCACACCGTCTCTGGAACACTTACCTGCGCCCCCTGCTGGTTGTGCGGACCCCGGGCAGCCCCGGCAATCTCCAAGTCAGAAAG TTCCTGGAGGCTACACTGCGGACCCTGACCGCAGGCTGGCATGTGGAACTGGACCCCTTCACGGCCTCAACACCCCTGGGGCCACTGGACTTTGGCAATGTGGTGGCCACGCTGGACCCAGGGGCTGCCCGTCACCTCACCCTTGCCTGCCATTATGACTCCAAGCTCTTTCCATCTGGGTCGGCTCCCTTTGTGGGGGCCACGGATTCGGCTGTGCCTTGTGCCCTGCTGCTGGAGCTGGCCCAGGCCCTCGACAGGGAGTTGAGTAGAGCCAAGGAGCAG GTCGGCAGGAAATGTGGATGGGTCAAGGCCGAGGGCTGGACCCAAGCTGGCCCTGACCCCTGGCTCCCACAGGAAGCCCCGGTGACTCTGCAGCTGCTCTTCTTGGATGGTGAAGAGGCGCTGAAGGAGTGGGGGCCCCAGGACTCCCTCTATGGCTCCCGGCACCTGGCCCGGCTCATGGAGTCTGCACCCCACAGCCCAGGCCCCACCAGGATCCAGGCTATC GAGCTCTTCATGCTTCTTGATCTCCTGGGTGCCCCGAATCCGAACTTCTACAGTCATTTCCCTCACACGGCCCGCTGGTTCCATCGGCTGCGGAGCATCG AGAAGCGTCTGCACCGCATGAACCTGCTACAGTCTCATCCCCAGGAAGTGATGTACTTCCAGCCCGGGGAGCCCCCTGGCTCTGTGGAAGATGACCACATCCCCTTCCTCCGCCGAG GGGTCCCGGTGATCCACCTCATCTCTATGCCCTTCCCCGATGTCTGGCACACCGCGGACGACTCTGAGGCCAACCTGCACCCCCCCACGGTACACAACCTGAGCCGCATCCTCGCTGTGTTCCTGGCCGAGTATCTGGGGCTCTAG
- the FBXO46 gene encoding F-box only protein 46 isoform X2 — protein sequence MDRGGLLPFQLWCPRPFGTYSQNQPRPPTAALKPSACPEPGSGAEPDHGPAHSENTPPTLATEAPASQPAPLLSAAAAGDEGRVLLDTWYVIKPGNTKEKVAFFVAHQCGGGSRASSMKVKGHWGSDSSKAKRRRRCLEPTKAPPDPGGPEAPPAAEGAPASAGEDVDLLSVAEMVALVEQRAALALQSYPRPGPPAPVVFVSAEQGGPTKGLGSERRSGGGDCSRVAEAVAHFEAQRDSPPAKGLRKEERPGPGPGEVRIAFRISNGREPRAPDGSLPNGSGGRPGCAYPGSPGPGARAKDKITCDLYQLISPSRDALPSNVEFLLARADEASEGETPVPARPEDTPPAPPPPPARDCGASGFHVDVVVTGVVDECIFFGKDGTKNVKEETVCLTVSPEEPPPPGQLFFLQSRGPDGPPEPPPADSPATAPGPDDAEGTADTSLCRLYRHVSHDFLEIRFKIQRLLEPRQYMLLLPEHVLVKIFSFLPTRALAALKCTCHHFKGIIEAFGVRATDSRWSRDPLYRDDPCKQCRKRYEKGDVSLCRWHPKPYHHDLPYGRSYWMCCRRADRETPGCRLGLHDNNWVLPCNGPGSGGGGGRAGREEGR from the coding sequence ATGGACCGTGGTGGCCTCCTGCCCTTCCAGCTGTGGTGCCCCCGGCCCTTTGGCACCTACTCACAGAACCAGCCACGCCCGCCTACCGCAGCCCTCAAGCCGTCGGCCTGCCCAGAGCCGGGCAGTGGGGCCGAGCCAGACCACGGGCCTGCCCACTCTGAGAACACCCCACCCACCTTGGCCACGGaggcccctgcctcccagccgGCCCCGCTCCTCTCGGCAGCAGCTGCTGGCGATGAGGGGCGAGTCCTGCTGGACACGTGGTACGTCATCAAGCCCGGGAATACAAAGGAGAAGGTGGCCTTCTTTGTGGCCCACCAGTGTGGTGGGGGCAGCCGGGCCAGCTCCATGAAGGTCAAGGGGCACTGGGGCAGTGACAGCTCCAAGGCCAAGCGGAGGAGGCGCTGTCTGGAGCCTACGAAGGCTCCCCCGGACCCTGGGGGCCCAGAGGCACCCCCTGCTGCTGAGGGGGCCCCAGCCTCGGCTGGCGAGGACGTAGACCTGCTCTCCGTGGCCGAGATGGTGGCGCTGGTGGAACAGCGGGCCGCCCTGGCACTGCAGAGCTACCCACGCCCTGGCCCCCCGGCCCCTGTGGTCTTCGTGTCTGCCGAGCAGGGCGGGCCCACCAAGGGGCTGGGGTCCGAACGGCGGTCCGGGGGCGGAGACTGCAGCCGGGTAGCCGAGGCAGTGGCCCACTTCGAGGCCCAGCGGGACAGCCCTCCAGCCAAAGGCCTCCGCAAAGAGGAGCGGCCTGGGCCAGGCCCCGGGGAGGTACGCATCGCCTTCCGGATCTCCAATGGCCGAGAGCCCCGCGCCCCCGACGGCAGCTTGCCCAACGGTAGTGGGGGTCGGCCCGGTTGTGCCTACCCCGGCAGCCCAGGCCCGGGGGCCCGAGCCAAGGACAAGATCACCTGTGACCTGTACCAGCTCATCAGCCCGTCCCGGGACGCCCTCCCCAGCAACGTGGAGTTCCTCCTGGCACGGGCGGATGAGGCCAGCGAGGGCGAGACGCCGGTCCCTGCCAGGCCTGAGGACACTCCCCCGgccccccctccgccccctgcCCGGGACTGTGGAGCGTCAGGCTTCCACGTGGATGTGGTGGTGACGGGGGTGGTGGACGAGTGCATCTTCTTTGGCAAGGACGGCACCAAGAACGTGAAAGAGGAGACGGTGTGCCTGACAGTCAGCCCCGAGGAGCCGCCCCCACCTGGCCAGCTCTTCTTCCTCCAGTCCCGCGGTCCAGACGGGCCCCCCGAGCCACCCCCGGCCGACTCCCCGGCCACTGCGCCAGGCCCGGACGATGCCGAGGGGACAGCGGACACGTCCCTGTGCCGCCTCTACCGACACGTGTCCCACGACTTCCTGGAGATCCGCTTCAAGATCCAGCGGCTGCTGGAGCCGCGACAGTACATGCTGCTGCTGCCCGAGCACGTGCTGGTGAAGATCTTCAGCTTCCTGCCCACGCGGGCCTTGGCGGCCCTCAAGTGCACCTGCCACCACTTCAAGGGCATCATCGAGGCCTTCGGCGTGCGGGCCACAGACTCGCGCTGGAGCCGCGACCCCCTCTATCGCGATGACCCTTGCAAGCAGTGCCGCAAGAGATACGAGAAGGGGGACGTGTCACTCTGCCGATGGCACCCCAAGCCCTACCACCACGACCTGCCTTACGGACGTTCCTACTGGATGTGCTGCCGCCGAGCCGACCGCGAGACGCCCGGCTGCCGCCTGGGTCTGCATGATAACAACTGGGTGCTGCCCTGCAATGGCCCAGGCAGCGGTGGCGGCGGGGGCCgggctggcagggaggaggggaggtga
- the QPCTL gene encoding glutaminyl-peptide cyclotransferase-like protein isoform X3, with translation MGWDLAGPKLSAVRDRFLGEAAMPSGGRGRSRLRLGERGLLEPPSPPKRRLLPRAHFLPLLLLSLAVASAFYTIWSGWHRQTEELPRGRELRGRLIGSLPEARLRRVVGQLDPHRLWNTYLRPLLVVRTPGSPGNLQVRKFLEATLRTLTAGWHVELDPFTASTPLGPLDFGNVVATLDPGAARHLTLACHYDSKLFPSGSAPFVGATDSAVPCALLLELAQALDRELSRAKEQVGRKCGWVKAEGWTQAGPDPWLPQEAPVTLQLLFLDGEEALKEWGPQDSLYGSRHLARLMESAPHSPGPTRIQAIELFMLLDLLGAPNPNFYSHFPHTARWFHRLRSIEKRLHRMNLLQSHPQEVMYFQPGEPPGSVEDDHIPFLRRAGEFK, from the exons ATGGGGTGGGATTTGGCTGGGCCTAAACTATCCGCGGTCCGGGACCGGTTTCTGGGCGAAGCTGCCATGCCTTCCGGGGGCCGCGGGCGGTCCCGGCTACGGCTCGGGGAACGTGGCCTCTTAGAGCCACCCTCACCGCCCAAGCGCCGCCTGCTACCGCGGGCGCACTTCTTGCCCCTGCTTCTGCTGTCCCTGGCCGTGGCCTCGGCGTTCTACACCATCTGGAGCGGCTGGCACCGCCAGACTGAGGAGCTGCCGCGGGGCCGGGAGCTGCGG GGCCGGTTGATCGGAAGCCTCCCCGAAGCTCGGCTGCGGAGGGTGGTGGGGCAACTGGACCCACACCGTCTCTGGAACACTTACCTGCGCCCCCTGCTGGTTGTGCGGACCCCGGGCAGCCCCGGCAATCTCCAAGTCAGAAAG TTCCTGGAGGCTACACTGCGGACCCTGACCGCAGGCTGGCATGTGGAACTGGACCCCTTCACGGCCTCAACACCCCTGGGGCCACTGGACTTTGGCAATGTGGTGGCCACGCTGGACCCAGGGGCTGCCCGTCACCTCACCCTTGCCTGCCATTATGACTCCAAGCTCTTTCCATCTGGGTCGGCTCCCTTTGTGGGGGCCACGGATTCGGCTGTGCCTTGTGCCCTGCTGCTGGAGCTGGCCCAGGCCCTCGACAGGGAGTTGAGTAGAGCCAAGGAGCAG GTCGGCAGGAAATGTGGATGGGTCAAGGCCGAGGGCTGGACCCAAGCTGGCCCTGACCCCTGGCTCCCACAGGAAGCCCCGGTGACTCTGCAGCTGCTCTTCTTGGATGGTGAAGAGGCGCTGAAGGAGTGGGGGCCCCAGGACTCCCTCTATGGCTCCCGGCACCTGGCCCGGCTCATGGAGTCTGCACCCCACAGCCCAGGCCCCACCAGGATCCAGGCTATC GAGCTCTTCATGCTTCTTGATCTCCTGGGTGCCCCGAATCCGAACTTCTACAGTCATTTCCCTCACACGGCCCGCTGGTTCCATCGGCTGCGGAGCATCG AGAAGCGTCTGCACCGCATGAACCTGCTACAGTCTCATCCCCAGGAAGTGATGTACTTCCAGCCCGGGGAGCCCCCTGGCTCTGTGGAAGATGACCACATCCCCTTCCTCCGCCGAG CAGGAGAGTTCAAATAA